A section of the Ictalurus punctatus breed USDA103 chromosome 8, Coco_2.0, whole genome shotgun sequence genome encodes:
- the LOC108268952 gene encoding probable polypeptide N-acetylgalactosaminyltransferase 8 isoform X3: MRIRSIAKAACLLGAFALLLCTMFYVMLLSNQSLDLLPRLERTAEHTILDKLDGLERQINQIAKSLQLSMQKVSQSIEQQPAVEKKKPLVNKLFPNSELFKKWGDELSKEEQKDAEHLFQLYGYNVFLSDRIPLNRTIPDTRDFRCATKVYPEQLPSLSVVLIYLNEALSILKRAIHSIVDRTPAHLLKEIILVDDHSTNDDLKEKLHEFIDQVHQQRPGLLKKVTHRKKLGLTQARISGWKAAVGDVVAILDAHIEVHKQWAEPLLARIKADRTVLLSPVFDRVEYDTLEVNPYFANAHAFDWQLWCMYESFRPDWYQLEDPSKPGKSPSVMGILVADRKFLGEIGGLDKGMEIYGGENVELGIRVWLCGGSIEIIPCSKIAHIERAHKPYAPDLAEPMRRNALRVAEIWMDEYKRNVYVSWNLPLKDHGIDIGNVTERKKLRKQLKCKPFSWYLKNVYPELDTWDDLLGYGTIQSGLLENNCIDQGPVPGSVPVLYQCHFQSPQLTGTDQSQNERL; the protein is encoded by the exons aTGAGGATTCGAAGTATCGCAAAAGCAGCGTGTCTTCTGGGAGCTTTTGCACTTTTGTTGTGCACGATGTTCTATGTTATGTTACTTAGTAATCAGTCTCTAGACCTCCTTCCGAGGCTGGAGAGAACAGCTGAACACACCATCCTGGACAAACTGGACGGACTTGAGCGTCAGATTAATCAAATAG CTAAATCTTTGCAACTGAGCATGCAGAAAGTCTCACAATCTATCGAACAGCAGCCGGCAGTGGAGAAGAAGAAGCCACTAGTCAACAAGTTGTTCCCAAACTCAGAGCTGTTCAAGAAGTGGGGCGATGAGCTGTCTAAGGAGGAACAGAAGGATGCCGAGCACTTGTTTCAGCTTTACGGCTACAACGTGTTTCTCAGTGACCGAATCCCTCTGAACAGGACAATACCGGACACCCGAGACTTCAG GTGTGCTACGAAGGTGTATCCGGAGCAGCTCCCGTCACTCAGTGTGGTTCTGATCTACCTGAACGAGGCTCTGTCGATCTtaaagagagccatacacagcATCGTTGACAGAACGCCTGCTCACCTGCTCAAGGAGATCATACTGGTGGATGATCACAGCACTAATG ATGATCTGAAGGAAAAACTTCATGAATTTATTGACCAAGTTCATCAACAGAGGCCGGGATTACTTAAGAAAGTGACCCACAGAAAGAAACTGGGGCTGACACAAGCTCGTATTTCAGGATGGAAAGCAGCTGTCGGCGATGTGGTGGCCATTTTGGATGCCCACATTGAGGTGCATAAGCAATG GGCAGAACCGCTGCTGGCCAGAATAAAAGCGGACAGGACGGTGTTGCTGTCTCCGGTGTTTGATCGGGTGGAGTACGACACACTTGAAGTGAATCCGTACTTTGCAAATGCCCATGCCTTCGACTGGCAGCTGTGGTGCATGTACGAGTCCTTCAGGCCAGATTGGTATCAACTTGAAGACCCGTCCAAACCTGGGAA GAGCCCTTCCGTCATGGGAATCCTCGTGGCTGATCGAAAATTCTTGGGAGAAATTGGAGGTTTGGACAAAGGAATGGAAATTTATGGAGGCGAGAACGTCGAGCTCGGAATACGA gtTTGGCTTTGTGGAGGAAGCATTGAAATCATCCCGTGCTCAAAGATCGCTCATATAGAGAGAGCACACAAGCCCTACGCACCAGATCTAGCCGAGCCCATGAGAAGAAATGCGCTAAGGGTGGCTGAAAtctggatggatgaatataaGAGAAATGTTTATGTAAGCTGGAATCTCCCTCTGAAG GATCATGGAATTGATATTGGGAACGTGACTGAAAGAAAGAAGCTGAGAAAACAACTTAAATGTAAGCCCTTTAGCTGGTATCTGAAGAACGTGTATCCTGAGTTAGACACCTGGGATGATCTACTTGGCTACGGCACA ATACAGAGTGGCCTCTTAGAGAATAACTGCATTGATCAGGGTCCTGTTCCGGGCAGTGTCCCTGTCCTCTATCAGTGTCATTTCCAAAGCCCTCAG CTGACAGGAACAGACCAGAGCCAAAATGAAAGATTGTGA
- the LOC108268952 gene encoding probable polypeptide N-acetylgalactosaminyltransferase 8 isoform X2 has protein sequence MKNKDCASAKSLQLSMQKVSQSIEQQPAVEKKKPLVNKLFPNSELFKKWGDELSKEEQKDAEHLFQLYGYNVFLSDRIPLNRTIPDTRDFRCATKVYPEQLPSLSVVLIYLNEALSILKRAIHSIVDRTPAHLLKEIILVDDHSTNDDLKEKLHEFIDQVHQQRPGLLKKVTHRKKLGLTQARISGWKAAVGDVVAILDAHIEVHKQWAEPLLARIKADRTVLLSPVFDRVEYDTLEVNPYFANAHAFDWQLWCMYESFRPDWYQLEDPSKPGKSPSVMGILVADRKFLGEIGGLDKGMEIYGGENVELGIRVWLCGGSIEIIPCSKIAHIERAHKPYAPDLAEPMRRNALRVAEIWMDEYKRNVYVSWNLPLKDHGIDIGNVTERKKLRKQLKCKPFSWYLKNVYPELDTWDDLLGYGTIQSGLLENNCIDQGPVPGSVPVLYQCHFQSPQHCYYKSNGELYIGGIKSHTYNNNRCLVDPGEGNTPTLHDCKIAKEKGFHMHWDFKQGHAIKNKDTRKCLEIAQGEDSFYQLVLQACSGQKWRIQHVIKEF, from the exons atgaagaacaaagactgtgcatcag CTAAATCTTTGCAACTGAGCATGCAGAAAGTCTCACAATCTATCGAACAGCAGCCGGCAGTGGAGAAGAAGAAGCCACTAGTCAACAAGTTGTTCCCAAACTCAGAGCTGTTCAAGAAGTGGGGCGATGAGCTGTCTAAGGAGGAACAGAAGGATGCCGAGCACTTGTTTCAGCTTTACGGCTACAACGTGTTTCTCAGTGACCGAATCCCTCTGAACAGGACAATACCGGACACCCGAGACTTCAG GTGTGCTACGAAGGTGTATCCGGAGCAGCTCCCGTCACTCAGTGTGGTTCTGATCTACCTGAACGAGGCTCTGTCGATCTtaaagagagccatacacagcATCGTTGACAGAACGCCTGCTCACCTGCTCAAGGAGATCATACTGGTGGATGATCACAGCACTAATG ATGATCTGAAGGAAAAACTTCATGAATTTATTGACCAAGTTCATCAACAGAGGCCGGGATTACTTAAGAAAGTGACCCACAGAAAGAAACTGGGGCTGACACAAGCTCGTATTTCAGGATGGAAAGCAGCTGTCGGCGATGTGGTGGCCATTTTGGATGCCCACATTGAGGTGCATAAGCAATG GGCAGAACCGCTGCTGGCCAGAATAAAAGCGGACAGGACGGTGTTGCTGTCTCCGGTGTTTGATCGGGTGGAGTACGACACACTTGAAGTGAATCCGTACTTTGCAAATGCCCATGCCTTCGACTGGCAGCTGTGGTGCATGTACGAGTCCTTCAGGCCAGATTGGTATCAACTTGAAGACCCGTCCAAACCTGGGAA GAGCCCTTCCGTCATGGGAATCCTCGTGGCTGATCGAAAATTCTTGGGAGAAATTGGAGGTTTGGACAAAGGAATGGAAATTTATGGAGGCGAGAACGTCGAGCTCGGAATACGA gtTTGGCTTTGTGGAGGAAGCATTGAAATCATCCCGTGCTCAAAGATCGCTCATATAGAGAGAGCACACAAGCCCTACGCACCAGATCTAGCCGAGCCCATGAGAAGAAATGCGCTAAGGGTGGCTGAAAtctggatggatgaatataaGAGAAATGTTTATGTAAGCTGGAATCTCCCTCTGAAG GATCATGGAATTGATATTGGGAACGTGACTGAAAGAAAGAAGCTGAGAAAACAACTTAAATGTAAGCCCTTTAGCTGGTATCTGAAGAACGTGTATCCTGAGTTAGACACCTGGGATGATCTACTTGGCTACGGCACA ATACAGAGTGGCCTCTTAGAGAATAACTGCATTGATCAGGGTCCTGTTCCGGGCAGTGTCCCTGTCCTCTATCAGTGTCATTTCCAAAGCCCTCAG CACTGTTACTATAAGAGTAATGGGGAACTCTACATCGGAGGCATCAAATCTCACACGTACAATAATAATCGCTGCCTGGTGGATCCTGGCGagggaaacacaccaacactgCATGACTGTAAAATAGCCAAGGAGAAAGGATTCCATATGCACTGGGACTTCAAACAG GGACAtgcaataaaaaacaaagacacacgcAAATGTCTTGAGATTGCCCAAGGAGAGGATTCATTTTACCAACTTGTCCTTCAGGCCTGCAGTGGGCAAAAGTGGAGAATACAACACGTCATTAAAGAGTTTTAA
- the LOC108268952 gene encoding probable polypeptide N-acetylgalactosaminyltransferase 8 isoform X1, which produces MRIRSIAKAACLLGAFALLLCTMFYVMLLSNQSLDLLPRLERTAEHTILDKLDGLERQINQIAKSLQLSMQKVSQSIEQQPAVEKKKPLVNKLFPNSELFKKWGDELSKEEQKDAEHLFQLYGYNVFLSDRIPLNRTIPDTRDFRCATKVYPEQLPSLSVVLIYLNEALSILKRAIHSIVDRTPAHLLKEIILVDDHSTNDDLKEKLHEFIDQVHQQRPGLLKKVTHRKKLGLTQARISGWKAAVGDVVAILDAHIEVHKQWAEPLLARIKADRTVLLSPVFDRVEYDTLEVNPYFANAHAFDWQLWCMYESFRPDWYQLEDPSKPGKSPSVMGILVADRKFLGEIGGLDKGMEIYGGENVELGIRVWLCGGSIEIIPCSKIAHIERAHKPYAPDLAEPMRRNALRVAEIWMDEYKRNVYVSWNLPLKDHGIDIGNVTERKKLRKQLKCKPFSWYLKNVYPELDTWDDLLGYGTIQSGLLENNCIDQGPVPGSVPVLYQCHFQSPQHCYYKSNGELYIGGIKSHTYNNNRCLVDPGEGNTPTLHDCKIAKEKGFHMHWDFKQGHAIKNKDTRKCLEIAQGEDSFYQLVLQACSGQKWRIQHVIKEF; this is translated from the exons aTGAGGATTCGAAGTATCGCAAAAGCAGCGTGTCTTCTGGGAGCTTTTGCACTTTTGTTGTGCACGATGTTCTATGTTATGTTACTTAGTAATCAGTCTCTAGACCTCCTTCCGAGGCTGGAGAGAACAGCTGAACACACCATCCTGGACAAACTGGACGGACTTGAGCGTCAGATTAATCAAATAG CTAAATCTTTGCAACTGAGCATGCAGAAAGTCTCACAATCTATCGAACAGCAGCCGGCAGTGGAGAAGAAGAAGCCACTAGTCAACAAGTTGTTCCCAAACTCAGAGCTGTTCAAGAAGTGGGGCGATGAGCTGTCTAAGGAGGAACAGAAGGATGCCGAGCACTTGTTTCAGCTTTACGGCTACAACGTGTTTCTCAGTGACCGAATCCCTCTGAACAGGACAATACCGGACACCCGAGACTTCAG GTGTGCTACGAAGGTGTATCCGGAGCAGCTCCCGTCACTCAGTGTGGTTCTGATCTACCTGAACGAGGCTCTGTCGATCTtaaagagagccatacacagcATCGTTGACAGAACGCCTGCTCACCTGCTCAAGGAGATCATACTGGTGGATGATCACAGCACTAATG ATGATCTGAAGGAAAAACTTCATGAATTTATTGACCAAGTTCATCAACAGAGGCCGGGATTACTTAAGAAAGTGACCCACAGAAAGAAACTGGGGCTGACACAAGCTCGTATTTCAGGATGGAAAGCAGCTGTCGGCGATGTGGTGGCCATTTTGGATGCCCACATTGAGGTGCATAAGCAATG GGCAGAACCGCTGCTGGCCAGAATAAAAGCGGACAGGACGGTGTTGCTGTCTCCGGTGTTTGATCGGGTGGAGTACGACACACTTGAAGTGAATCCGTACTTTGCAAATGCCCATGCCTTCGACTGGCAGCTGTGGTGCATGTACGAGTCCTTCAGGCCAGATTGGTATCAACTTGAAGACCCGTCCAAACCTGGGAA GAGCCCTTCCGTCATGGGAATCCTCGTGGCTGATCGAAAATTCTTGGGAGAAATTGGAGGTTTGGACAAAGGAATGGAAATTTATGGAGGCGAGAACGTCGAGCTCGGAATACGA gtTTGGCTTTGTGGAGGAAGCATTGAAATCATCCCGTGCTCAAAGATCGCTCATATAGAGAGAGCACACAAGCCCTACGCACCAGATCTAGCCGAGCCCATGAGAAGAAATGCGCTAAGGGTGGCTGAAAtctggatggatgaatataaGAGAAATGTTTATGTAAGCTGGAATCTCCCTCTGAAG GATCATGGAATTGATATTGGGAACGTGACTGAAAGAAAGAAGCTGAGAAAACAACTTAAATGTAAGCCCTTTAGCTGGTATCTGAAGAACGTGTATCCTGAGTTAGACACCTGGGATGATCTACTTGGCTACGGCACA ATACAGAGTGGCCTCTTAGAGAATAACTGCATTGATCAGGGTCCTGTTCCGGGCAGTGTCCCTGTCCTCTATCAGTGTCATTTCCAAAGCCCTCAG CACTGTTACTATAAGAGTAATGGGGAACTCTACATCGGAGGCATCAAATCTCACACGTACAATAATAATCGCTGCCTGGTGGATCCTGGCGagggaaacacaccaacactgCATGACTGTAAAATAGCCAAGGAGAAAGGATTCCATATGCACTGGGACTTCAAACAG GGACAtgcaataaaaaacaaagacacacgcAAATGTCTTGAGATTGCCCAAGGAGAGGATTCATTTTACCAACTTGTCCTTCAGGCCTGCAGTGGGCAAAAGTGGAGAATACAACACGTCATTAAAGAGTTTTAA